In Flavivirga abyssicola, the following are encoded in one genomic region:
- a CDS encoding lipocalin-like domain-containing protein: MKKMLFAISVIFCFMNMQCSDDDANTVDPDNLLIGSWVEPTYDGEEITYKKANALPEKNYGILFKENGSFVERSSGWCGTPPLSFFDSNGEWTLKDELLTITQEQYPINYAWRIVSLTENKLVVKIELTEREKDHRELMDLFNEIYQLSTSVSCTNASDWTFTAYGSKACGGPQGYIAYSIQIDTVSFLQKVEAYTNLEHAYNIKWDIVSTCDLPAQPKEVTCENGFPVLKY, encoded by the coding sequence ATGAAAAAGATGCTATTTGCTATTTCTGTCATATTCTGTTTTATGAATATGCAATGCTCAGATGATGACGCTAACACTGTTGATCCTGATAATTTATTAATAGGTAGTTGGGTAGAGCCTACCTATGATGGTGAAGAAATAACATACAAGAAAGCTAACGCTTTGCCTGAAAAAAATTATGGAATTTTATTCAAAGAAAACGGGAGTTTTGTTGAGCGCTCTTCAGGTTGGTGCGGAACGCCTCCATTATCTTTTTTCGATTCTAATGGGGAATGGACGTTAAAGGATGAACTTTTAACAATAACTCAAGAACAATATCCTATTAATTACGCGTGGCGTATTGTTTCACTTACCGAAAATAAATTAGTGGTAAAAATAGAGTTAACAGAGCGGGAAAAAGATCATCGTGAATTAATGGATTTGTTTAATGAGATTTATCAACTATCAACAAGTGTTTCCTGCACTAATGCTAGCGATTGGACTTTTACGGCTTATGGTTCTAAAGCTTGTGGGGGACCTCAAGGATATATCGCTTATTCTATACAAATAGATACGGTAAGCTTTTTGCAGAAAGTTGAAGCATATACCAATTTGGAACATGCATATAATATTAAATGGGACATCGTTTCTACATGTGATTTACCAGCACAGCCGAAAGAAGTAACGTGTGAAAATGGATTTCCCGTATTAAAGTATTAA
- the miaB gene encoding tRNA (N6-isopentenyl adenosine(37)-C2)-methylthiotransferase MiaB produces the protein MDKIIDENKQGESLILEQKKDNKRKLFIESYGCAMNFSDSEIVASIMANQGFNTTQHLEDADLVLVNTCSIRDKAEQTVRKRLEKYNAVKRAHNPKMKVGVLGCMAERLKTKFLEEEKIVDLVVGPDAYKDLPNLLAEVDEGRDAINVMLSKEETYGDISPVRLNTNGVTAFVSITRGCDNMCTFCVVPFTRGRERSRDPQSILEEVNDLWNRGFKEITLLGQNVDSYLWYGGGLKKDFEKASEIQKATSVNFSKLLELCAKAQPKMRIRFSTSNPQDLTLDVVKTMAKYNNICNHIHLPVQSGSDRILKEMNRLHTRKEYMTLIDNIRQIIPDCAISQDMIVGFPTETEDDFQDTVSLMNYVKYNFGYMFTYSERPGTLAERKMKDDVPEEVKKRRLQDIVDLQRDHSEIKTKEHLNTIVEVLIEKESKKSNSQWSGRTSQNIVAVFPKGSYKIGDFVNVKITDCTSATLIGEAIGYSDNN, from the coding sequence ATGGATAAAATTATAGACGAAAATAAACAAGGGGAATCCCTCATTTTAGAACAAAAAAAAGATAACAAACGTAAGCTTTTTATTGAAAGTTATGGATGTGCTATGAATTTTAGTGATAGTGAAATTGTGGCTTCAATTATGGCCAATCAAGGTTTTAATACCACACAGCATTTAGAAGATGCCGATTTAGTTTTGGTAAACACCTGTTCTATTCGTGATAAAGCAGAACAAACCGTGCGCAAACGTTTGGAAAAATATAATGCCGTAAAAAGAGCCCATAATCCAAAAATGAAAGTGGGTGTTTTAGGCTGTATGGCAGAACGCTTAAAAACAAAGTTTCTTGAGGAAGAAAAAATTGTCGATTTGGTTGTTGGTCCAGATGCTTATAAAGATTTACCAAATCTTTTGGCAGAAGTAGATGAAGGTCGCGACGCTATTAATGTCATGCTTTCAAAAGAAGAAACTTATGGAGATATTTCGCCTGTGCGTTTAAACACAAATGGTGTAACAGCGTTTGTATCTATTACTCGTGGTTGTGATAATATGTGTACTTTTTGCGTGGTTCCTTTTACACGTGGACGTGAACGAAGTCGTGATCCGCAAAGTATCCTAGAGGAAGTAAACGATTTATGGAACAGAGGGTTTAAAGAAATTACGTTGCTTGGTCAAAATGTAGATAGCTACCTATGGTATGGTGGTGGTTTAAAAAAAGATTTTGAAAAAGCAAGTGAGATTCAAAAAGCAACATCTGTAAACTTTTCAAAATTATTAGAACTATGCGCTAAAGCCCAGCCAAAAATGCGGATTCGCTTTTCAACATCAAATCCGCAAGATTTAACATTGGATGTGGTTAAAACTATGGCTAAATACAATAATATCTGCAATCATATTCATTTACCTGTACAGAGTGGCAGCGACCGTATTTTAAAAGAGATGAATCGTTTACACACGCGTAAAGAATATATGACCTTGATTGATAACATTCGTCAAATTATTCCTGATTGTGCTATTAGCCAGGATATGATTGTTGGTTTCCCTACTGAAACTGAAGATGATTTTCAAGATACTGTTTCATTAATGAACTATGTAAAATATAATTTCGGTTATATGTTTACGTATTCTGAACGTCCGGGAACTTTGGCAGAACGCAAAATGAAAGATGACGTACCCGAGGAAGTGAAAAAACGACGTTTACAAGATATTGTCGATTTACAACGTGATCATAGTGAAATTAAAACTAAAGAACACCTCAACACTATTGTAGAAGTGCTCATTGAAAAAGAATCAAAGAAATCAAACTCGCAATGGTCTGGACGTACGTCTCAAAACATTGTAGCAGTATTTCCTAAAGGGTCATATAAAATAGGTGACTTTGTAAATGTAAAAATAACAGACTGCACTAGCGCTACACTTATTGGTGAAGCCATTGGGTATTCTGACAACAATTAA
- a CDS encoding sigma-54 interaction domain-containing protein, with amino-acid sequence MESIQAIKQRFGIIGNTPLLNRAIEKAIQVAPTDISVLVTGESGVGKESIPKIIHQLSHRKHNKYIAVNCGAIPEGTIDSELFGHEKGAFTGATQTRQGYFEVADGGTIFLDEVGELPLTTQVRLLRVLENGEFLKVGSSKVQKTNVRIVAATNVNMFEAIEKEKFREDLYYRLSTVDIHLPPLRERREDIHLLFRKFASDFALKYKMPTVKLTDSAIQVLAKHRWGGNVRQLRNIAEQLSVLEQNRTITAETLRGYLPTAGTNLPAIIKTSKSESDFSSEREILYKVLFDMKADLNDLKKLTMELMKNGNTKDVEKDNEGLIQKIYGNNKDEEAIYENPVQETEVLSIPEHPVEQDEIIDIQDKYHFAEEIEEEETLSLHDKELELIKKSLERHSGKRKLAAAELGISERTLYRKIKQYDL; translated from the coding sequence ATGGAATCAATTCAAGCAATAAAACAACGTTTTGGTATTATTGGTAATACACCTTTACTAAATCGAGCCATTGAAAAAGCCATTCAGGTAGCCCCTACCGATATTTCGGTTTTGGTTACTGGAGAAAGTGGTGTTGGTAAAGAAAGTATTCCAAAAATAATACATCAGTTATCGCACAGAAAACACAATAAATACATAGCTGTAAACTGTGGTGCTATTCCTGAAGGCACCATTGACAGTGAACTCTTTGGTCATGAAAAAGGAGCATTTACAGGGGCTACACAAACCAGACAAGGGTATTTTGAAGTAGCTGACGGAGGAACCATTTTTCTTGATGAAGTAGGTGAATTGCCTCTAACAACTCAAGTTCGTTTGCTACGTGTTTTAGAAAATGGCGAGTTTTTAAAAGTAGGTTCCAGTAAAGTGCAAAAAACCAATGTTCGTATTGTTGCTGCTACTAATGTAAATATGTTTGAAGCTATCGAGAAGGAAAAGTTTCGAGAAGATTTATATTACAGATTAAGCACGGTAGATATCCATTTACCCCCATTACGAGAGCGACGAGAAGATATTCATTTATTGTTCAGAAAATTTGCCAGTGATTTTGCTCTTAAATATAAAATGCCAACAGTTAAGCTAACAGATTCTGCCATTCAAGTATTGGCAAAACATCGTTGGGGTGGTAATGTTCGTCAACTTAGAAACATTGCAGAGCAACTATCCGTTTTGGAGCAAAATAGAACAATAACTGCTGAAACTCTTAGAGGCTATCTACCAACAGCAGGAACCAATTTACCTGCTATTATAAAAACATCAAAATCTGAAAGTGATTTTAGCAGTGAACGTGAGATTTTATATAAAGTTCTATTCGATATGAAAGCTGATTTAAATGATTTAAAAAAGCTTACCATGGAGCTCATGAAAAATGGGAATACCAAGGATGTTGAAAAGGACAATGAAGGGTTAATCCAAAAAATTTACGGCAATAATAAAGACGAAGAAGCTATCTATGAAAATCCTGTTCAAGAAACAGAGGTATTATCAATTCCAGAACACCCTGTAGAGCAAGATGAGATTATTGATATTCAGGATAAATATCATTTTGCTGAAGAAATTGAGGAAGAAGAAACCTTATCATTACATGACAAAGAATTAGAATTAATAAAGAAATCGCTTGAACGTCACAGCGGAAAGCGTAAATTAGCTGCTGCAGAACTAGGAATTAGTGAGCGTACTTTATATAGAAAGATTAAACAATATGATCTTTAA
- a CDS encoding LptE family protein yields MTYTKYIFILLVSITLSGCGIYSFTGVKTGDAKTFQVNRFENTSLLIEPGLERDFKLALEDLIQNQTNLGLVPSNADLVYEGEITNYRISPTTATSQNTAAQNRLTIGVKVRFYNRLNEEEDLDQSFSFFYDYPGSAQLVGGQKATAHEEIFERLTQDIINATLARW; encoded by the coding sequence ATGACATACACAAAGTATATTTTTATTTTATTAGTAAGCATAACCCTTTCCGGTTGTGGTATTTACTCATTTACAGGTGTAAAAACAGGAGATGCTAAAACATTCCAAGTAAACCGTTTTGAAAACACGTCATTATTAATTGAACCTGGCTTAGAAAGAGATTTTAAATTAGCACTTGAGGATTTAATACAAAACCAAACCAATTTAGGATTAGTACCTTCAAATGCCGATTTGGTTTATGAAGGTGAAATAACAAATTATAGAATTTCACCAACCACTGCAACATCCCAAAATACAGCTGCTCAAAATAGATTAACCATTGGTGTTAAGGTGAGGTTTTACAATAGATTGAATGAAGAAGAAGATTTGGATCAATCTTTTTCATTTTTTTATGATTACCCAGGAAGTGCCCAACTTGTTGGTGGCCAGAAAGCAACGGCCCACGAAGAAATTTTTGAGCGACTTACCCAAGATATTATTAATGCAACTCTAGCTAGATGGTAA
- the secG gene encoding preprotein translocase subunit SecG, giving the protein MSTFTIFLALIVVVAFLLIVVIMVQNPKGGGLSSSFGGGGTQQLGGVKKTTDFLDKSTWTLATLLLVLILASNIAINRGGENLDSKALDQDAATSAPALPAPLPATNDAATATPADSTGN; this is encoded by the coding sequence ATGAGTACGTTTACAATATTTTTAGCATTAATTGTAGTGGTAGCATTTTTACTAATTGTAGTAATTATGGTGCAAAACCCTAAAGGCGGTGGATTATCATCATCTTTTGGCGGTGGCGGTACACAACAATTAGGTGGTGTAAAAAAGACAACAGACTTTTTAGATAAAAGTACGTGGACTTTAGCTACCCTATTATTAGTTTTAATACTAGCTTCAAACATAGCAATTAATAGAGGTGGAGAAAATTTAGATTCTAAAGCTTTAGACCAAGATGCAGCTACAAGTGCGCCTGCATTACCTGCTCCGCTACCTGCAACTAATGATGCTGCAACGGCAACACCAGCAGATTCTACAGGAAATTAA
- a CDS encoding co-chaperone GroES: protein MALNIKPLADRVLIEPAAAETTTASGIIIPDNAKEKPQKGKVVAAGKGTKDEPITVKVGDTVLYGKYAGTELKLEGKDYLIMRESDILAII from the coding sequence ATGGCATTAAACATTAAACCATTAGCAGACCGTGTTCTTATTGAACCTGCTGCAGCTGAAACTACAACAGCATCAGGAATTATTATTCCAGATAACGCTAAAGAAAAACCACAAAAAGGAAAGGTAGTTGCCGCTGGAAAAGGCACAAAAGATGAACCTATTACTGTAAAAGTTGGTGACACTGTTTTATACGGAAAATATGCTGGAACCGAACTTAAACTAGAAGGTAAAGATTATTTAATTATGCGCGAAAGTGACATTTTAGCAATTATTTAA
- the groL gene encoding chaperonin GroEL (60 kDa chaperone family; promotes refolding of misfolded polypeptides especially under stressful conditions; forms two stacked rings of heptamers to form a barrel-shaped 14mer; ends can be capped by GroES; misfolded proteins enter the barrel where they are refolded when GroES binds) gives MAKDIKFDIEARDGLKRGVDALANAVKVTLGPKGRNVIISKSFGAPQVTKDGVSVAKEIELENPHENMGAQMVKEVASKTNDLAGDGTTTATVLAQAIVKEGLKNVAAGANPMDLKRGIDKAVGAITENLEKQSKQVGNSSEKIKQVAAISANNDDTIGELIAQAFTKVGKEGVITVEEAKGMETYVDVVEGMQFDRGYLSPYFVTDADKMIADLENPYILLFDKKISNLQEILPILEPVAQSGRPLLIIAEDVDGQALATLVVNKLRGGLKIAAVKAPGFGDRRKAMLEDIAILTGGTVISEERGFTLENADLSMLGTAETVTVDKDNTTIVNGAGVAKDIKARVNQIKAQIETTTSDYDKEKLQERLAKLAGGVAVLYVGAASEVEMKEKKDRVDDALHATRAAVEEGIVAGGGVALVRAKSVLEKITTENLDEVTGIQIVARAIESPLRTIVENAGGEGSVVISKVLEGKKDFGYDAKSEAYVDMLKAGIIDPKKVTRIALENAASVAGMILTTECALIDIKEDAAPAMPPMGGGGMPGMM, from the coding sequence ATGGCAAAAGATATAAAATTCGATATTGAAGCACGTGACGGTTTAAAACGCGGTGTTGATGCATTAGCCAATGCAGTAAAAGTAACTTTAGGTCCTAAAGGGCGTAATGTAATTATTAGCAAATCTTTCGGAGCACCACAAGTAACTAAAGATGGCGTTTCTGTAGCTAAAGAAATTGAGTTAGAAAACCCGCATGAAAACATGGGAGCTCAAATGGTAAAAGAAGTGGCTTCTAAAACCAATGATTTAGCAGGAGACGGAACTACTACAGCTACTGTTTTAGCACAAGCTATTGTAAAAGAAGGTTTAAAGAATGTTGCTGCTGGTGCAAATCCAATGGATTTAAAACGTGGTATTGATAAAGCTGTTGGTGCTATTACTGAAAATTTAGAAAAACAATCTAAGCAAGTTGGTAATTCTTCTGAAAAAATAAAACAAGTTGCTGCAATTTCTGCTAATAATGATGACACTATTGGAGAGTTAATTGCTCAAGCATTTACTAAAGTTGGTAAAGAAGGTGTTATTACTGTTGAAGAAGCTAAGGGTATGGAAACATACGTTGATGTTGTTGAAGGCATGCAATTTGATAGAGGATACTTATCGCCTTACTTTGTAACGGATGCTGATAAAATGATTGCCGATTTAGAAAATCCATACATTTTATTATTTGACAAAAAGATTTCTAACTTACAAGAAATTCTTCCAATCTTAGAGCCTGTAGCACAATCTGGACGCCCTTTATTAATTATTGCTGAAGATGTTGACGGACAAGCCTTAGCTACATTAGTGGTAAATAAATTACGTGGTGGACTTAAAATTGCAGCTGTTAAAGCTCCTGGTTTTGGTGACAGACGTAAAGCCATGCTAGAAGATATTGCTATCTTAACTGGTGGTACTGTTATTTCTGAAGAAAGAGGATTTACTTTAGAAAATGCAGATTTAAGCATGTTAGGGACTGCTGAAACTGTAACGGTTGATAAAGACAATACTACGATTGTTAATGGTGCTGGTGTTGCAAAAGACATTAAAGCTAGAGTTAACCAAATTAAAGCTCAAATTGAAACAACCACTAGCGATTACGATAAAGAAAAACTGCAAGAGCGTTTAGCTAAGTTAGCTGGTGGTGTTGCTGTTCTTTATGTTGGTGCTGCTAGTGAAGTGGAAATGAAAGAGAAAAAAGACCGTGTTGATGATGCGTTACACGCAACTAGAGCTGCTGTTGAAGAAGGCATTGTTGCTGGTGGTGGTGTTGCTTTAGTAAGAGCAAAATCTGTATTAGAAAAGATAACAACTGAAAACTTAGATGAAGTAACAGGAATTCAAATTGTAGCACGTGCTATTGAGTCTCCTCTACGTACTATTGTTGAAAACGCTGGTGGAGAAGGCAGTGTTGTTATTTCTAAAGTTTTAGAAGGTAAAAAAGATTTTGGTTACGATGCCAAATCTGAAGCCTATGTAGATATGCTTAAAGCTGGTATTATAGATCCTAAGAAAGTAACACGTATTGCATTAGAGAATGCAGCGTCTGTTGCTGGAATGATTCTTACTACCGAGTGTGCATTAATCGATATTAAAGAAGACGCAGCGCCAGCTATGCCTCCAATGGGTGGCGGTGGTATGCCAGGAATGATGTAG
- a CDS encoding dihydrofolate reductase family protein: protein MRKLAILTFQSLDGVMQAPSDLNEDTSEGFTKGGWAKDHWKEVMEQVGREAMSQPYDLLLGRKTYELFSVHNSGIDSPLNHKTKYVITNTLSELNWQNSIPISGNVAKEVTKLKEKDGLLLQVHGSWELIQELLKHDLIDEFRLWTFPVLIGSGKKTFLEKNLPENLTLIKSETLPNGVIMSFYQKKI from the coding sequence ATGAGAAAATTAGCAATCCTAACCTTTCAATCACTTGATGGTGTTATGCAAGCTCCAAGTGATCTAAATGAAGACACCTCAGAAGGTTTCACAAAAGGAGGCTGGGCAAAAGACCACTGGAAAGAAGTTATGGAACAAGTAGGTCGAGAGGCTATGTCACAACCATATGATCTTCTCCTTGGACGAAAAACGTATGAGCTTTTTAGTGTGCATAATTCAGGAATTGATTCACCCCTTAATCATAAAACAAAATATGTAATAACAAATACGCTTTCTGAACTAAATTGGCAAAATTCCATACCTATTTCTGGAAATGTAGCCAAAGAAGTCACTAAACTCAAAGAGAAAGATGGCCTGTTATTACAGGTTCACGGAAGTTGGGAGCTCATTCAAGAACTTTTAAAACACGATTTGATCGATGAATTTCGACTATGGACCTTTCCTGTTCTTATTGGTTCTGGTAAAAAAACATTTTTAGAAAAAAATCTTCCTGAAAATTTAACACTTATAAAATCTGAAACGTTGCCCAATGGAGTCATTATGTCTTTTTATCAGAAGAAGATATGA
- a CDS encoding DUF6796 family protein has translation MKMNQFWIRVLGLFGILGGLILFAGDMFLYYDPISTNFRRNMGNASNFRIIASGVCALFATWFYMIGLGQVYYAFKPAKPIFRNGLLIFFGSVLIAFGIVHGAFLAIATTAKLSVEYNLDINEAVSLSERINQILRLFVYPIVGILSILFISQVWKRKTLYPRWIIVFFPLIPFLIEDLVCKFLPDNIWIIVKGGYLNLILVIFFTASTIGLWDIKKIR, from the coding sequence ATGAAGATGAATCAGTTTTGGATTAGAGTTTTAGGACTATTTGGAATATTGGGTGGATTGATTTTGTTTGCTGGAGATATGTTTTTGTATTATGACCCAATTAGTACGAATTTTAGAAGAAATATGGGGAATGCTTCTAACTTTAGAATTATTGCAAGTGGAGTTTGTGCCTTATTTGCAACTTGGTTTTATATGATTGGTTTAGGTCAAGTATATTATGCATTTAAACCAGCAAAACCAATTTTTAGAAATGGCTTATTAATTTTTTTTGGAAGTGTTTTAATAGCATTTGGAATAGTTCATGGAGCTTTTCTTGCCATTGCGACAACAGCGAAATTATCGGTCGAATATAATCTTGATATAAACGAGGCTGTTTCGCTTTCTGAAAGAATAAATCAAATTTTGAGATTATTCGTTTATCCGATTGTTGGAATTTTATCAATTCTATTTATTAGTCAAGTTTGGAAAAGAAAAACTTTATATCCGAGATGGATCATTGTTTTTTTTCCACTTATTCCATTTTTAATAGAAGATTTAGTTTGCAAATTTTTGCCTGACAATATTTGGATTATAGTTAAAGGAGGTTATTTAAATCTAATCTTGGTTATCTTTTTTACCGCATCAACGATTGGATTGTGGGATATCAAAAAAATAAGATGA
- a CDS encoding CsgG/HfaB family protein: MQKGVVLLLIFFNYNICSAQLFKTTLNTSLLSPAEKDIGNVKRIAVLDFENISSEEYKNAGIDIGSKLADYISISLLKEYRGKNQNCFIEGARTDIYSIVEREELQRVLEEKELELGQLSDTEIISIGQVLGVDAIILGNVSYSSTDERDHSSYRSDEGKLINTHTLKRTTSAEARMKILLVSTGEIIGQTSGRSSVSDTTKGGTRPNNNAVMAPSKLAEYACERIARQFANYIAPYYYSYTFTFEKVKHKKLKERVKDANEFLRLREIDKAYEMYDAIYEVDPYNAELVFNMGILNEVVGNYEKAKAFYSVAVNMNPDKEPYVKGLRRAEDNILLTKDLYNMGIEIYPYEFKKGSKENLLIERIKIKGSRSKRKIAYSNPDEKSEILGQFPGGLELDLLERIDKEKWIAVKLPNGEKGYFKGKDVLTGK, from the coding sequence ATGCAAAAAGGAGTAGTTCTATTACTGATATTTTTTAATTATAATATTTGTTCGGCACAATTATTTAAAACAACATTAAATACATCGCTTTTAAGTCCGGCAGAAAAGGATATTGGCAATGTAAAAAGAATAGCCGTTCTAGATTTTGAAAATATAAGTAGCGAAGAATATAAAAACGCAGGAATAGATATAGGTAGTAAGCTTGCAGATTATATATCTATTTCGTTACTTAAAGAATATAGAGGTAAAAATCAAAACTGTTTTATTGAAGGTGCTCGTACAGATATTTACTCCATAGTAGAAAGAGAAGAGTTGCAAAGAGTCCTAGAGGAAAAAGAACTTGAATTAGGGCAATTAAGTGATACAGAAATTATTTCCATTGGGCAGGTGCTAGGAGTAGATGCCATTATTTTAGGTAATGTGTCTTATTCCAGTACAGATGAAAGAGATCATAGCTCGTACAGAAGTGACGAAGGTAAGTTAATTAATACACACACTTTAAAAAGAACAACATCTGCCGAAGCTCGAATGAAAATTTTATTAGTCTCAACAGGAGAAATTATAGGTCAAACCAGTGGCAGATCGTCAGTTAGTGATACTACAAAGGGAGGGACAAGGCCAAATAATAATGCAGTAATGGCACCTAGTAAACTTGCCGAATACGCGTGTGAGCGAATAGCCCGCCAATTTGCGAATTATATCGCTCCATACTATTATTCATACACTTTTACTTTTGAAAAAGTGAAGCATAAAAAATTAAAAGAACGGGTAAAAGATGCTAACGAATTTTTAAGACTAAGAGAAATAGATAAAGCTTATGAAATGTATGATGCCATATATGAAGTAGATCCGTATAATGCAGAATTGGTGTTTAATATGGGGATTTTAAATGAAGTGGTTGGTAACTATGAAAAAGCTAAAGCGTTTTATAGCGTTGCCGTAAATATGAATCCAGATAAGGAGCCATATGTTAAAGGATTGAGAAGAGCCGAAGATAATATTTTATTAACTAAAGACCTTTACAATATGGGGATAGAAATTTACCCATACGAATTTAAAAAAGGATCAAAAGAAAACCTTTTAATTGAGAGAATAAAAATTAAAGGGTCTAGAAGCAAAAGAAAAATAGCTTATTCCAATCCTGACGAAAAATCAGAGATTTTAGGGCAGTTTCCTGGAGGATTAGAGTTAGATTTATTGGAGCGTATTGATAAAGAAAAATGGATTGCCGTTAAGCTACCTAATGGTGAAAAAGGATACTTTAAAGGAAAAGATGTATTAACAGGCAAATAA
- a CDS encoding response regulator — protein MYKKVLIAEDQQTISKGLKSSLETFGIGKIDTTHYCDNAILKIKAALKKNMPFDLLITDLSFKEDHHSRDVKSGTELIEQVKKIQPDLRIIVFSIENRVGKVKKLLDEYFIDAYISKGRREFEDIKKALQIVFDGGKYYSDSISMLLRNSRNISEVSNSDTLILKLLAGGLKQKQIPEYFKKNNIPSGSKRSIEYRLQELKTIFGAETLPQLISITKDIGLI, from the coding sequence ATGTATAAAAAAGTACTCATTGCAGAAGATCAACAAACAATAAGTAAAGGACTTAAAAGTTCTTTAGAAACATTTGGTATAGGTAAAATAGATACAACCCATTATTGCGACAATGCCATACTTAAAATAAAAGCAGCATTAAAAAAAAATATGCCTTTTGACCTTTTAATAACGGATCTTTCCTTTAAAGAAGATCATCATTCAAGAGATGTAAAATCGGGAACAGAACTTATAGAACAGGTAAAAAAAATACAACCAGACTTGAGGATTATTGTTTTTTCTATTGAAAACCGTGTTGGAAAGGTAAAAAAGCTTCTGGATGAATATTTTATAGATGCCTACATATCTAAAGGTAGAAGAGAATTTGAAGATATAAAAAAAGCATTGCAGATCGTTTTTGATGGAGGAAAATATTATTCCGACTCTATTTCTATGTTGCTTAGAAACTCCAGAAACATATCAGAAGTAAGTAATTCCGATACTTTAATTTTAAAATTACTGGCAGGTGGTTTAAAACAAAAACAAATTCCGGAATATTTTAAAAAAAATAATATTCCCTCTGGAAGTAAACGAAGTATAGAATATAGATTACAGGAATTAAAAACAATTTTTGGAGCAGAAACCCTTCCCCAACTTATAAGCATTACTAAAGATATTGGGCTAATTTAA